The Enterobacter mori genomic interval TAACCGCGTGCAGCACGCCCTGCGCGCCTTTACGCCAAAAGATCAGAAAGCAGTAAAAGCCGCCGCGCAAACCATGCGCGCCAATCCGGCCTTTGATACCGAAGCGGCGATTCAGGCGTTAGGCACCGGTGAAGCGCTGGTCTCGTTCCTGGATGCGAAGGGCAGCCCGTCCGTGGTGGAACGCGCTATGGTGATCGCGCCCTGCTCGCGCATGGGGCCGGTTACCGACGATGAACGCAACGGCCTGATTAACCACTCTCCGGTTTACGGGAAGTACGAAGACGAGGTGGATCGCGAGTCCGCGTTCGAGATGCTGCAAAAAGGGGTACAGGCGACAACGGAATCGCAGGATGCGCCTGCCGCTAAAGGGCAGTCTGTCGCCGTGGATGACGGTATTCTCGGCGGGCTCAAAGACATCCTGTTCGGCAGCACCGGGCCGCGCGGCGGCAAGCGCGACGGCGTGGTACAAACCATGGCGAAAAGCGCCGCGCGACAGGTCACCAATCAGATAGTGCGCGGCATGCTGGGAAGCCTGTTAGGCGGCCGTCGCCGGTAGACGGGGGATCCACGGTCGGCCAAGCGCCGACCCCTGTACGCCGTTCTCCTGCAGATAGCGGTCGATTTCCACCATCCCCGTCCAGCGGTTCTCACACCATAGCGGTGCCAGAAGCGTTGGACGGCGGGCGCTGGCGGAGATGCGGTGGTAGACAATTTCCGGCGGCGTGTGGCGAATCATCTCCCCTGCCGTCACCGTATAGTCGTCGAGTTCAATACTGCTTAACCGCCCTGCTTCCCAGGCTTTCGCCATAATGCTTCCCGTAACGATATGCAGCGGATGCAGCTTTATGCCGTCCACGCCGGTCTCAACCACCTTTTCCAGCGTTTCAAGGCCATGCTGTTGACCTTCGCCGGGTAACCCAACAATCAGGTGCGAACAGACCTTCAGCCCGCGCTCACGGGCCAGGCGCGTGGTGCGCTGGTAGCAGGCGAAATCATGGCCACGGTTAATACGGTGCAGGGTTTTGTCGTGCGCGGTTTGCAAGCCCAGCTCCAGCCAGATCTCGTAGCCTTGTTCTTTGTACTCGCTGAGCAGGTCCAGCACCGCGTCCGGCACGCAGTCCGGGCGCGTCCCCACGCACAGCCCAACGATGTTAGCCTGGCTGACGGCCTGCTGATACATAGAGCGCAGCACCTGCACCTCTGCCCACGTGCTGGTGTAGGCCTGGAAATAGGCCAGATACTGTTTCGCGCGGTTCACCAGGCTGGCCTGATGGGCGAGCTGTTCAGCGATAGAGTGATGCTGCTGGGTTTCGTCAGCAAAGGACGCAACGTTA includes:
- a CDS encoding TIGR01212 family radical SAM protein (This family includes YhcC from E. coli K-12, an uncharacterized radical SAM protein.), whose translation is MQLQKLVNMFGGDLLQRYGQKVHKLTLHGGFSCPNRDGTIGRGGCTFCNVASFADETQQHHSIAEQLAHQASLVNRAKQYLAYFQAYTSTWAEVQVLRSMYQQAVSQANIVGLCVGTRPDCVPDAVLDLLSEYKEQGYEIWLELGLQTAHDKTLHRINRGHDFACYQRTTRLARERGLKVCSHLIVGLPGEGQQHGLETLEKVVETGVDGIKLHPLHIVTGSIMAKAWEAGRLSSIELDDYTVTAGEMIRHTPPEIVYHRISASARRPTLLAPLWCENRWTGMVEIDRYLQENGVQGSALGRPWIPRLPATAA